The proteins below come from a single Corylus avellana chromosome ca3, CavTom2PMs-1.0 genomic window:
- the LOC132175219 gene encoding LRR receptor-like serine/threonine-protein kinase GSO1, with protein MDSIQMSQLVLFLSALGSFLAVTLGDNSAVAYSWLLRVKSELTDPAGVLENWSPSSHICSWNGLTCSDDQTRILGLNLSDSRLSGSLSHDLGRFTSLETLDLSSNSLSGPIPPELGQLQNLRMLLLYTNYLSGKLPAEIGLLKKLQVLRIGDNMLTGEITPTIGNLTELRVLGLAYCQFNGSIPIETGNLKHLISLDLQNNSLNGLIPEEIFHGCEGLQNFAASNNQLQGDIPSSIGMLKSLQILNLANNSISGSIPIALSRLSNLKYLNLLGNELSGEIPSELNQLVQLQKLDLSRNNLSGSISLLNTQLMNLEALVLANNDLTGSIPSNFCLRNSNLQQLLLARNELSGKFPLELLSCSSLQQLDLSDNRFEGELPSLLDKLENLTDLILNNNSFTGTLPPQIGNLSKLENLFLFDNLITGEVPVEIEKLQALRVIYLYDNQISGNIPRELTNCTSLTEIDFFGNHFTGSIPATIGKLKNLVLLQLRQNYLSGPIPPSLGYCKRLQLLALADNKLSGSLPPTFRFLSELSTITLYNNSFQGPLPTSLFLLKNLKIINFSHNRFSGAIFPLSGSNSLTVLDLTNNSFSGPIPSTLAMSRNLGRLRLAHNHLTGNIPPIFNQLTQLNFLDLSFNNLSGGLQPSQLSSCTKLQHLLLNNNHFNGTMPPWLGSLQELGELDLSSNSFYGTVPAELGNCSTLLKLSLHSNTLSGEIPPEIGNLTSLNVLTLQRNNLSGSIPSTIQQCKKLYELRLSENILTGSIPSELGRLTQLQVILDLSKNLLSGEIPSSLGNLVNLERLNLSSNQLQGEVPPSLGKLTSLHMLNLSNNHLQGQIPSTLPGIFPLSSFLGNAKLCGPPLAMCSESAGQEKKQLSETEVVGIIVAIVFTSTVICLVMLYIMWRIWCHWREVSISSADGGGIEEKREEGKRVIYGDKIRRNGEYWKVNSMALVSSQDKPNSTILARIFHLRMDSEAMENTLF; from the coding sequence ATGGACAGCATTCAAATGTCTCAGTTGGTTCTGTTTTTGTCAGCACTTGGCTCTTTTCTTGCTGTTACTCTTGGAGATAATTCAGCAGTTGCTTATAGTTGGCTTCTGAGAGTTAAATCAGAACTAACCGATCCTGCAGGAGTTCTTGAGAACTGGTCTCCCAGCTCTCACATATGCAGCTGGAATGGACTGACATGTTCAGATGATCAGACCAGAATTCTGGGCTTGAATCTGTCTGATTCAAGACTATCAGGCTCACTCTCACATGATTTGGGGCGCTTCACTTCACTTGAAACACTTGATTTGTCCTCAAATTCCCTAAGTGGACCAATACCTCCAGAGCTCGGGCAGCTGCAAAATCTAAGGATGCTTCTCCTCTATACAAATTATCTCTCTGGTAAGCTTCCTGCAGAGATAGGTCTACTGAAGAAGTTGCAAGTTCTTAGAATAGGAGATAACATGTTAACAGGTGAAATTACACCAACCATTGGTAACTTGACAGAGTTGAGAGTATTGGGTCTTGCTTATTGCCAATTTAATGGAAGCATTCCAATTGAGACTGGTAATTTGAAGCATCTAATATCTCTTGATTTGCAGAACAACAGCCTCAATGGCCTTATACCAGAAGAGATTTTTCATGGCTGTGAAGGACTCCAAAACTTTGCTGCATCAAACAACCAGCTACAAGGAGATATCCCTTCATCGATTGGAATGCTTAAATCACTGCAAATTCTTAATCTGGCAAATAACAGCATTTCTGGCTCAATTCCTATTGCATTAAGTCGTCTCTCCAATCTCAAGTACTTGAATTTGCTTGGGAATGAATTAAGTGGTGAAATTCCTTCTGAGCTGAACCAGCTGGTTCAGCTCCAGAAGCTTGACTTATCAAGAAACAACCTTTCAGGAAGCATAAGCCTTCTCAATACCCAGTTAATGAATCTTGAAGCCCTTGTTCTAGCTAACAATGATTTGACAGGTAGCATCCCAAGCAACTTCTGCCTAAGAAATTCGAATCTTCAACAACTTCTTCTGGCTCGAAATGAGCTCTCAGGCAAATTTCCTTTGGAGCTACTGAGCTGTTCTTCACTCCAACAATTAGACCTTTCTGATAACAGGTTTGAAGGAGAGCTACCATCCCTCCTAGACAAACTAGAGAACCTGACAGATCTCATACTCAATAATAACAGCTTTACCGGTACTCTACCTCCTCAAATAGGAAACCTGAGCAAACTGGAAAATCTTTTTCTGTTTGACAACTTGATTACAGGTGAAGTTCCTGTGGAGATTGAGAAGTTACAGGCGTTGAGGGTCATTTACCTCTATGATAATCAGATATCAGGAAATATACCCAGAGAGTTAACAAACTGCACGAGCTTAACAGAAATTGATTTctttggaaaccattttacaggGTCCATTCCTGCCACCATTGGGAAGCTTAAGAATCTAGTTCTGCTGCAACTGAGGCAGAATTATCTGTCAGGTCCCATACCGCCAAGCTTGGGTTACTGCAAAAGGCTTCAGTTATTGGCCTTGGCTGATAACAAACTCTCTGGATCATTGCCACCAACATTCAGGTTCCTTTCAGAACTCAGCACCATCACTCTTTACAACAATTCCTTCCAAGGCCCTCTTCCCACTTCTCTGTTCCTTCTGAAAAACCtcaaaatcataaatttttctCACAACAGATTCAGTGGAGCTATCTTTCCTCTCTCTGGTTCAAATTCTCTGACTGTATTAGACTTGACAAACAACAGCTTCTCAGGTCCCATTCCTTCTACACTAGCCATGTCAAGAAATCTCGGCCGCCTCCGCCTTGCACACAATCATCTTACTGGCAACATCCCTCCCATATTTAACCAGCTGACACAGCTCAACTTTCTTGATCTGTCGTTCAACAATCTTTCAGGAGGACTGCAGCCATCTCAACTCTCAAGCTGTACAAAACTCCAACACCTTTTACTTAATAATAACCACTTCAATGGCACAATGCCTCCATGGTTAGGGAGCTTACAAGAACTTGGAGAGTTGGACCTTTCATCCAATAGTTTCTATGGCACAGTGCCTGCTGAGCTTGGAAACTGTTCAACATTACTCAAACTTTCTCTACATAGCAACACTCTCTCAGGAGAGATCCCACCAGAGATTGGAAATCTAACTTCTCTCAATGTTCTTACTCTGCAAAGAAACAACCTTTCTGGCTCCATTCCTTCAACAATCCAGCAGTGCAAGAAGCTCTATGAACTGAGGCTCTCAGAAAACATCTTGACAGGCTCAATACCATCTGAGCTAGGAAGGCTTACTCAGTTACAAGTGATCTTGGATTTGAGTAAAAATCTCCTCTCTGGGGAAATTCCATCATCTCTTGGAAACCTTGTCAACTTAGAAAGACTCAACCTCTCTTCCAATCAACTCCAAGGAGAAGTACCTCCATCACTTGGAAAACTAACCAGCCTCCACATGCTAAACCTGTCAAATAATCATCTCCAGGGCCAAATTCCTTCAACCTTGCCAGGAATATTTCCACTCAGCTCTTTCTTGGGTAATGCCAAGCTATGCGGCCCACCATTAGCAATGTGCTCTGAATCCGCGGGGCAGGAAAAAAAGCAGCTTTCCGAAACTGAAGTAGTGGGTATTATAGTGGCCATTGTTTTCACTTCTACAGTGATATGCTTGGTGATGCTTTATATCATGTGGAGAATATGGTGCCATTGGAGAGAAGTTTCAATTTCAAGTGCAGATGGTGGTggaattgaagaaaagagagaggaaggGAAAAGGGTGATCTATGGAGATAAGATCAGGAGGAATGGTGAGTACTGGAAAGTTAACTCCATGGCATTGGTTTCTTCACAAGATAAGCCAAATTCTACAATATTAGCTCGCATATTCCACCTCAGAATGGATTCAGAAGCCATGGAAAATACCTTGTTCTAA
- the LOC132175724 gene encoding uncharacterized protein LOC132175724 isoform X2 — protein MNSSAQGSYAIFPSRPLSWSKDIKLKQYVTKFHVIGKADRHILLKRNVSLSVGASPRHRGKPKPLRISAFKGNAQNDESAGRASGSKVPKNSVKLKESEDTILESPKANDIPLSYTSEANESIVSSPAIHNLFKKWLTMLRTQSPSQVGDGVLGGEPPLREMSESQHDTQKKERGEILKAAWCYFLGLDAAVKIPLLIFLPLYLAVNVIYGVEVSKELTPLWVLGPLIMALNIKIFQWVCSLYVFSFKLTLTVIKNLPTYCMVAFSYIASGKLKEDVRARFWQPVVNIKNLDYKELSRKRMKELQEWIVERYLDYVESIWPYYCRTIRFLKRANLL, from the exons GGTTCTTATGCTATATTTCCCTCAAGACCATTATCATGGAGCAAAGATATAAAGTTGAAGCAGTATGTAACAAAATTTCACGTGATTGGGAAAGCAGATAGACATATTTTATTAAAGCGCAATGTTAGTTTAAG TGTAGGTGCGTCTCCTCGCCATCGAGGAAAGCCTAAACCTTTGAGAATTTCAGCTTTCAAAGGCAATGCCCAAAATGATGAATCGGCAGGCAGAGCAAGTGGATCAAAGGTTCCTAAGAATTCTGTTAAACTAAAAGAGAGTGAGGATACGATACTGGAATCTCCAAAGGCAAATGACATTCCACTTTCTTATACCTCTGAAGCAAATGAGAGCATTGTATCCTCCCCTGCTATTCATAATTTATTCAAGAAATGGTTAACAATGTTGCGCACACAGTCACCAAGTCAAGTGGGGGATGGAGTTTTGGGAGGAGAACCACCTTTAAGGGAGATGTCAGAATCTCAACATGATACTCAAAAGAAGGAAAGAGGCGAGATTCTAAAAGCGGCTTGGTGCTACTTTCTGGGTCTGGATGCAGCAGTAAAGATACCCTTACTGATATT CTTACCTTTGTACCTGGCAGTTAATGTGATTTATGGGGTTGAAGTTTCAAAAGAACTGACTCCTTTGTGGGTTTTAGGGCCCCTTATCATGGCTCTCAACATCAAGATATTTCAATGGGTGTGCTCTCTCTATGTCTTCAGCTTCAAGCTGACTCTTACAGTAATTAAGAATTTGCCCACTTACTGCATGGTCGCCTTTAGCTATATTGCAAGTGGGAAGCTTAAAGAAGATGTACGAGCTCGTTTCTGGCAACCTGTAGTGAACATAAAGAACCTAGACTACAAAGAATTATCAAGAAAAAGGATGAAAGAATTGCAAGAGTGGATTGTGGAGAGGTATCTTGATTATGTGGAATCAATATGGCCGTATTACTGCCGGACAATCAGGTTCCTGAAGAGGGCTAATCTCCTTTAA
- the LOC132175724 gene encoding uncharacterized protein LOC132175724 isoform X1: MALVTHQMQGSYAIFPSRPLSWSKDIKLKQYVTKFHVIGKADRHILLKRNVSLSVGASPRHRGKPKPLRISAFKGNAQNDESAGRASGSKVPKNSVKLKESEDTILESPKANDIPLSYTSEANESIVSSPAIHNLFKKWLTMLRTQSPSQVGDGVLGGEPPLREMSESQHDTQKKERGEILKAAWCYFLGLDAAVKIPLLIFLPLYLAVNVIYGVEVSKELTPLWVLGPLIMALNIKIFQWVCSLYVFSFKLTLTVIKNLPTYCMVAFSYIASGKLKEDVRARFWQPVVNIKNLDYKELSRKRMKELQEWIVERYLDYVESIWPYYCRTIRFLKRANLL, translated from the exons ATGGCGTTGGTAACCCACCAAATGCAG GGTTCTTATGCTATATTTCCCTCAAGACCATTATCATGGAGCAAAGATATAAAGTTGAAGCAGTATGTAACAAAATTTCACGTGATTGGGAAAGCAGATAGACATATTTTATTAAAGCGCAATGTTAGTTTAAG TGTAGGTGCGTCTCCTCGCCATCGAGGAAAGCCTAAACCTTTGAGAATTTCAGCTTTCAAAGGCAATGCCCAAAATGATGAATCGGCAGGCAGAGCAAGTGGATCAAAGGTTCCTAAGAATTCTGTTAAACTAAAAGAGAGTGAGGATACGATACTGGAATCTCCAAAGGCAAATGACATTCCACTTTCTTATACCTCTGAAGCAAATGAGAGCATTGTATCCTCCCCTGCTATTCATAATTTATTCAAGAAATGGTTAACAATGTTGCGCACACAGTCACCAAGTCAAGTGGGGGATGGAGTTTTGGGAGGAGAACCACCTTTAAGGGAGATGTCAGAATCTCAACATGATACTCAAAAGAAGGAAAGAGGCGAGATTCTAAAAGCGGCTTGGTGCTACTTTCTGGGTCTGGATGCAGCAGTAAAGATACCCTTACTGATATT CTTACCTTTGTACCTGGCAGTTAATGTGATTTATGGGGTTGAAGTTTCAAAAGAACTGACTCCTTTGTGGGTTTTAGGGCCCCTTATCATGGCTCTCAACATCAAGATATTTCAATGGGTGTGCTCTCTCTATGTCTTCAGCTTCAAGCTGACTCTTACAGTAATTAAGAATTTGCCCACTTACTGCATGGTCGCCTTTAGCTATATTGCAAGTGGGAAGCTTAAAGAAGATGTACGAGCTCGTTTCTGGCAACCTGTAGTGAACATAAAGAACCTAGACTACAAAGAATTATCAAGAAAAAGGATGAAAGAATTGCAAGAGTGGATTGTGGAGAGGTATCTTGATTATGTGGAATCAATATGGCCGTATTACTGCCGGACAATCAGGTTCCTGAAGAGGGCTAATCTCCTTTAA
- the LOC132176359 gene encoding uncharacterized protein LOC132176359, with product MTLKIGSSFSCLVASVSSPSQSRRISRLSLSRGFPEIQKHDFQLLKSAKVKSCQCIAGKLNSSRRFLKSQNVLCAISEEQTEYNEIELDASEQENHWPNAEDVSPASSSYIHFVGTGGKPGLISFYNSPYKREDELSISNSQKSQNSLLWFIGPAVLVASFIFPSLYLRRILSTVFEDSLLTDFLILFFTEALFYSGVAVFLLLIDHIRRPIEPDSATGTHRTLASHRGQRISSVAALVLSLIIPMVTMGLVWPWTGPAASATLAPYLVGIVVQFAFEQYARYKKSPSWSVIPIIFQVYRLHQLNRAAQLVTALSFTVRGAEMTSHNLAINSSLSTLLNVLQFLGVICIWSLSSFLMRFFPSTAMTVQ from the exons ATGACTCTGAAAATTGGCTCTTCGTTTTCTTGTTTGGTTGCTTCtgtttcttctccttcccagTCTAGGAGAATTTCGCGG CTGAGCTTATCACGAGGATTTCCTGAAATtcaaaaacatgattttcaGCTGCTAAAATCTGCTAAAG TGAAGTCATGCCAGTGCATAGCTGGAAAGCTGAACTCTAGTAGAAGGTTCCTGAAGAGTCAAAATGTTCTCTGTGCTATTTCTGAAGAACAGACAGAATACAATGAGATCGAACTAGATGCATcagagcaagaaaatcattggcCTAATGCTGAAGATGTCTCTCCTGCAAGCAGCTCATATATCCATTTTGTGGGAACTGGTGGAAAACCAGGTTTAATCTCATTTTACAACTCTCCATATAAAAGAGAGGACGAACTCTCTATATCCAACTCACAAAAGAGTCAGAACAGCCTACTGTGGTTTATTGGTCCGGCTGTCCTTGTAGCCTCTTTCATTTTCCCCTCACTTTATTTGCGCAGAATACTCTCCACTGTATTTGAGGACTCTTTGTTGACAG ATTTCCTCATATTGTTCTTTACAGAAGCACTTTTCTACAGTGGAGTTGCtgtatttcttcttctaataGACCACATAAGGAGGCCTATTGAACCTGATTCTGCTACAGGCACTCACAGAACCCTGGCTTCTCATAGAGGACAGCGAATCTCTTCTGTAGCTGCCTTGGTGCTTAGTTTAATAATTCCTATGGTGACAATGGGCTTGGTCTGGCCTTGGACTGGTCCTGCCGCTTCTGCTACTCTCGCTCCATACCTGGTTGGTATTGTTGTCCAATTTGCATTTGAGCAGTATGCAAGATATAAGAAGTCACCTTCATGGTCTGTTATTCCAATTATCTTTCAG GTTTATAGATTGCACCAGCTGAATAGAGCAGCACAACTGGTGACAGCCCTGTCATTTACAGTTAGGGGAGCTGAGATGACCTCACACAACTTGGCAATAAATAGCTCTCTAAGTACTCTTCTTAATGTCCTCCAATTCCTTGGAGTCATCTGCATTTGGTCTCTCTCAAGCTTTCTCATGAGGTTCTTCCCTTCTACTGCCATGACTGTGCAGTGA